A genomic segment from Torulaspora globosa chromosome 3, complete sequence encodes:
- the CST6 gene encoding Cst6p (ancestral locus Anc_7.211), translating into MINEQERHVHHVGGPIPIGYRTAGGGCSSAAPQQLPHAPVEQQAPYGDALLQSGFLGTENGGGEAANGIGNGHRWHEGDPRNISSAMYHSFNQHMLTDPLIQENLSPFFQPFGVDASHLPLTNPPIFQSSLTRFDEPVRRRRISISNGQISQLGEDLETVENLYNTQPPPLPQRFDHQAVKPQFYEPATAATDGEKNGFMHMRDEAGIQQKMANSVGKLPSWDAPAVKDEKLVDNLLQDTGDNRNGIPNANATSVPLPPNGIMSRTPSSSSSTSTSYYGQQNSYGSKHYRPQEPIPGTNAWKRARLLERNRIAASKCRQRKKVAQLQLQKDYDILIKENKVIKKKLDYYEKLVSKFKKFSETHLKKCSGSDSQSFSIIEEMLMIDSDIREVDNDGLVVKMEDS; encoded by the coding sequence ATGATAAATGAACAGGAGCGTCACGTGCATCATGTTGGTGGACCTATACCGATAGGCTATAGAACAGCTGGTGGTGGTTGCAGTTCAGCGGCACCGCAACAGCTGCCACATGCTCCAGTCGAGCAGCAGGCTCCGTACGGAGATGCGTTATTGCAATCAGGGTTTTTGGGGACAGAAAATGGCGGCGGGGAGGCAGCCAACGGCATTGGTAATGGTCACAGGTGGCATGAGGGGGATCCACGGAATATTTCGTCAGCAATGTATCACTCTTTTAATCAGCATATGTTGACAGATCCCTTGATTCAGGAGAATTTGTCACCTTTCTTTCAGCCGTTTGGGGTGGATGCATCGCATCTACCGTTGACAAACCCACCAATCTTTCAGAGCTCGTTGACAAGGTTCGATGAACCggtgagaagaaggagaatcTCTATCTCGAACGGACAGATTAGTCAGCTTGGAGAGGACCTGGAGACGGTGGAAAACCTCTACAATACACAGCCACCTCCGCTACCGCAGAGGTTCGATCATCAGGCGGTCAAGCCGCAGTTCTATGAGCCGGCAACAGCGGCAACCGATGGCGAGAAAAACGGTTTCATGCATATGCGGGACGAAGCTGGCATCCAGCAGAAAATGGCGAATTCGGTGGGCAAGCTGCCATCCTGGGACGCTCCGGCGGTCAAGGATGAAAAGCTTGTAGACAACCTTTTGCAGGACACTGGCGACAATCGAAATGGCATTCCGAACGCCAACGCAACATCGGTCCCCTTACCACCAAATGGCATTATGAGCAGGActccttcttcgtcatcttccaCTTCAACATCGTACTATGGACAGCAGAACAGTTACGGTTCTAAACATTACCGTCCGCAAGAGCCCATACCGGGAACAAACGCCTGGAAACGAGCAAGGCTCTTGGAAAGAAACAGGATAGCAGCATCCAAATGTCggcagaggaagaaggtCGCTCAGTTGCAATTACAAAAGGACTACGACATACTGATCAAGGAGAATAAAGTCATAAAGAAGAAGTTAGATTACTACGAAAAACTTGTAtccaagttcaagaagttctCGGAAACTCACTTGAAGAAATGTTCTGGGAGCGATAGTCAGTCTTTCAGTATCATCGAAGAGATGCTCATGATAGATTCCGATATACGGGAAGTTGACAATGACGGACTGGTTGTCAAAATGGAGGATAGTTGA
- the MEI4 gene encoding Mei4p (ancestral locus Anc_7.210), translating to MKANKPLLMQLDVVYQYLLNFKKLSGNLDIIKSLGEDMNAQDMTKWALPNYDSLIKILSAGDKLRRQKALGRLIACFQLLLSSYCCCKLEDPRKFVFDCLLVKFIKKDILPNKTKNSKIIQRFHSKKGSSIKKSKLLRLHCKLLVVIFNLKLKIATSSTEKNNAHIVQFFQMIDDYCIYVESLIHALIAHTSSKGHEKGLAFNQHYIARIKVFPDKYVKDILLIVSESGSQPSQRMKTLKMVIKELLRVLDSVLWPLLNDYARQHKARVSIMARERMHIQAALLIAEDLDLISEFRLISWPSWAIDL from the coding sequence ATGAAGGCAAATAAACCTCTCCTTATGCAGCTGGACGTTGTTTACCAGTACTTATTGAACTTCAAAAAGCTATCGGGCAACCTCGATATTATCAAGTCCCTGGGTGAGGATATGAATGCTCAAGATATGACAAAGTGGGCCTTGCCGAATTACGATAGTCTTATCAAGATTCTAAGTGCGGGAGATAAGTTACGTCGCCAAAAGGCCCTTGGTCGGTTGATTGCCTGCTTCCAGCTTCTGCTGTCATCATACTGTTGTTGTAAACTGGAGGATCCACGCAAGTTTGTGTTTGACTGCCTCTTGGTTAAGTTTATCAAAAAGGACATTCTGCCaaacaaaacaaaaaattcaaagattATACAAAGGTTTCACTCCAAAAAGGGATCGTCTATAAAAAAATCAAAGTTGCTTAGGTTACATTGCAAGCTTCTTGTGGTgatcttcaatctcaagCTGAAGATAGCTACATCTTCGACCGAAAAGAACAATGCTCACATAGTGCAGTTTTTTCAGATGATTGATGACTACTGCATATACGTGGAAAGCCTAATACATGCATTAATCGCTCATACCTCGTCCAAAGGACATGAGAAAGGGCTGGCTTTTAATCAGCACTACATAGCGCGGATAAAAGTCTTCCCTGATAAGTATGTTAAGGATATCCTTTTAATCGTCAGTGAAAGTGGCAGCCAGCCTTCGCAGAGAATGAAGACTCTCAAGATGGTCatcaaagagctgctgcGGGTTTTGGACTCCGTTTTGTGGCCCTTATTAAACGATTATGCGAGACAACATAAGGCCCGCGTCTCCATAATGGCACGAGAAAGGATGCATATTCAAGCCGCATTGCTAATCGCAGAGGACCTCGATTTAATCTCTGAGTTCAGATTAATTAGCTGGCCAAGTTGGGCAATAGACCTCTGA
- the SPO73 gene encoding Spo73p (ancestral locus Anc_7.212), whose amino-acid sequence MDQQTKKKRKKNRFFNCLDELPGDIFVENERGISFLGYPFFSAKLLIPRLDPTNFQLVNSDDGLLKNISNASVHTIAGLYPLVKDEAKSEGNGSSKWFVLMDFRGKVDMDDQGWVYSWHFATERWKSKHGFVRRRVWVKLPEKKPEERQSALRRLPRTTASTSDSYITAIDDQEWLVKQLTTSLLDRKRFELLDELCKSGDLNLSQLHNEQLCQRIKDCFQYESSADRFSRVWLPSKITELSSL is encoded by the coding sequence ATGGATCAgcagacgaagaagaagaggaagaagaacaggTTTTTCAACTGTCTCGATGAGCTACCGGGGGACATTTTTGTCGAGAACGAAAGAGGAATCAGTTTCCTGGGCTACCCGTTTTTCTCTGCTAAACTGTTGATCCCTCGACTGGATCCCACTAATTTCCAGCTTGTGAACTCGGATGATGggcttttgaaaaacaTTTCGAATGCTTCTGTGCATACTATTGCAGGGCTTTATCCGCTGGTTAAGGATGAGGCGAAGAGCGAGGGGAATGGTTCTTCGAAATGGTTTGTGCTGATGGATTTCCGCGGTAAGGTTGACATGGATGACCAAGGGTGGGTTTATAGCTGGCATTTCGCAACGGAGAGATGGAAATCGAAGCATGGGTTTGTGAGAAGGCGAGTCTGGGTCAAGCTGCCGGAAAAGAAACCAGAGGAACGTCAATCCGCGTTGCGGCGGTTGCCGCGAACGACAGCAAGCACTTCGGATAGCTATATCACGGCTATCGATGACCAGGAATGGCTAGTCAAGCAGTTGACGACTTCATTGCTCGATAGGAAGAGATTTGAGCTGCTTGATGAACTGTGTAAGAGCGGCGATTTGAATCTAAGCCAATTGCACAATGAACAGCTGTGCCAGCGAATTAAAGATTGCTTCCAATACGAGTCCTCGGCAGACAGATTTTCCAGGGTGTGGTTGCCGAGCAAAATAACCGAACTGAGTAGTCTTTAA